The window CACAACAAGCTCGTCTATAATAGCATAATTTCTTATAGAAAGCTGTTCAAGCATAAACAGGCCCTCCTGACCATCTCAACTTGGTTCTCAAAAGCTCATAAAAAGAAAGAGACCCAAGAAGAAGCACCTTAGCCCTGACCCCCCTATCCTCAACTCTAATAACATCACCGGGAAGAAGAGAAAAAACCTCCTGCCCATCTATCGTGAGCATAACATCGCTTCTCTGCTCATTCATAACCCTCACACATACAGGCTCCCTTGCAGGAGTAACAACAGGCCTGCTGGCAAGAGAAAAAGCACAAATAGGAGTAATAATAAACGCCTCAACATCAGGATGCAAAATAGCCCCTCCAGCTGCGGCAGAATATGCAGTAGAACCAGTAGGAGTAGCAATAATAATACCATCAGCATGGTACTCCCCCATCATACAACCATGCAGCTCAACAGAAAGCTTTACAATCTTAGAAATCCCCTGAGAAGACACAACAACATCGTTAAGAGCAACAAAATCACGGACAACACCATCCTTGCGTACAACAGAAACACTCAACATAAGCCGCTCTACAGGTAAAGCCCGCCCCTCTCTCCAGTTATCAAAAAGAGACCACCACTCATCTCTACCAGACTCAGCAAGAAAACCTAACCTGCCCGCATTTATAGGAAGAAGAGGCACATCAGACCCCGCAAGCAATCTAG is drawn from Spirochaetia bacterium 38H-sp and contains these coding sequences:
- a CDS encoding NAD(+)/NADH kinase, which gives rise to MCRVLIVANLSKSLAHDILSDVRDRLSSAGCVVDVWSDSKVFDFSSYSLAVSIGGDGTVLFASRLLAGSDVPLLPINAGRLGFLAESGRDEWWSLFDNWREGRALPVERLMLSVSVVRKDGVVRDFVALNDVVVSSQGISKIVKLSVELHGCMMGEYHADGIIIATPTGSTAYSAAAGGAILHPDVEAFIITPICAFSLASRPVVTPAREPVCVRVMNEQRSDVMLTIDGQEVFSLLPGDVIRVEDRGVRAKVLLLGSLSFYELLRTKLRWSGGPVYA